One genomic window of Candidatus Eremiobacteraceae bacterium includes the following:
- a CDS encoding S8 family serine peptidase — MDAFDDVNAESDLTFYRSAAGLPACTTANGCFIKVNQIGIASNYPSGNGGWALEESLDLDMVSAVCPKCDIILVEANTNNNSDLYTAEDTAATTCGANVISNSWGGGEYPSETSDELHFNRPGIMITFASGDNQAQASYPPASQYVTSVGGTTLNLGPYSETVWPDSGSWCSQYIAQPSWQALLGSSYTSVCSGRMYNDVAAVADPGTPVAVYDTAPGGCGGWCGVGGTSAATPIIAGVYALAENEGSITSGSYSYSHAGSLNAITMGNNGPETPTPPTPTPPGTPPPNGCPPYTGTFICNAGPGYNGPAGNGSPNGIGGF; from the coding sequence CGACAGCTAACGGCTGCTTCATCAAGGTGAATCAAATTGGAATCGCTAGCAACTACCCGTCTGGAAATGGGGGATGGGCGCTAGAAGAATCTCTTGACCTCGACATGGTGTCTGCCGTGTGTCCGAAATGTGACATCATCCTCGTCGAAGCGAATACGAACAACAACTCGGATCTCTACACAGCTGAGGACACGGCTGCGACGACGTGTGGAGCAAATGTCATTTCCAACAGTTGGGGCGGCGGAGAGTATCCCTCAGAGACAAGTGATGAACTCCACTTCAATCGTCCGGGAATCATGATCACCTTTGCAAGCGGCGACAATCAGGCGCAAGCGAGCTATCCGCCGGCTTCCCAGTACGTGACATCTGTTGGTGGAACGACCTTGAATCTTGGCCCATACAGCGAAACAGTTTGGCCGGACTCTGGAAGTTGGTGCAGCCAATATATCGCGCAACCGTCATGGCAGGCGTTACTTGGTTCGTCATATACCAGCGTTTGTAGCGGGCGGATGTATAACGATGTCGCCGCGGTCGCAGATCCCGGCACCCCTGTAGCTGTGTATGACACCGCACCCGGCGGTTGCGGGGGCTGGTGTGGCGTGGGTGGCACTAGTGCGGCGACTCCGATCATTGCAGGCGTGTACGCTCTAGCTGAAAACGAAGGCTCGATCACATCCGGGTCATATTCATACAGCCACGCCGGCTCGCTGAACGCAATCACGATGGGGAATAACGGTCCCGAAACCCCCACGCCACCGACCCCGACTCCACCGGGAACCCCGCCACCGAACGGTTGCCCGCCGTATACCGGAACATTCATATGCAATGCCGGACCCGGCTACAATGGGCCCGCAGGCAATGGCTCGCCGAACGGGATCGGCGGGTTCTAG
- a CDS encoding AMP-binding protein produces MLDEIRDAPLWKPTRPWTDWQAERNARLHRHINEQLYPYSPFYRRLFDANKIDPRSIRSLEDLRRIPFTTKMDIAPTAENPTRHLDLILQPDAEKIRRYAPKMKVLDLALTRLMRGEAAMTHKVRSEYAPVQIIFTTGRTALPTQFVYAGGDMDRFYRVGRRIQDVVGIAEDGRSLNVFPFAPHLAFWQTYAVGTAGGSLMLHTGGGKVLGTAGNITALMRMQPNVLIGVPGYVYHMLRQASSDGLKLQNLECIALGGERVPAPLRARLGEMCAQMGRPGVRVHSIYGFTEARQCWAECPPPDYDRSYGFHTYPELDVFEIVNPDTGEPVKPGERGEIVYTNLEGRGSCVLRYRTGDIAETGVVYDPCPGCGRVVPRVSTTLSRRSDMGELNLTKIRGTLVDLNNFLPAMAGIPEVLEWQLIVKKHNDDPNDLDELDLYIAVAAHVDHTAIKEKVARKVLNDTEVSPNRIEVLPLEQLEERLGLDTQMKELRIRDLRGHAKQA; encoded by the coding sequence ATGCTCGACGAGATCCGCGACGCGCCGCTCTGGAAGCCGACGCGGCCATGGACAGACTGGCAGGCGGAACGCAACGCGCGCCTGCACCGGCACATCAACGAGCAGCTCTATCCCTACAGCCCGTTTTACCGTCGGCTGTTCGACGCCAATAAGATCGACCCGCGCAGCATCCGCTCGCTCGAAGACCTGCGGCGCATCCCGTTCACCACCAAAATGGACATAGCGCCGACCGCCGAAAATCCGACGCGCCACCTCGATCTGATCCTGCAGCCCGACGCCGAGAAGATCCGCCGCTACGCGCCGAAGATGAAAGTGCTCGATCTCGCGCTGACCCGGCTGATGCGCGGCGAGGCCGCCATGACCCACAAGGTGCGCTCGGAATATGCGCCGGTGCAGATCATCTTCACGACTGGTCGCACGGCGCTGCCGACGCAGTTCGTCTATGCCGGCGGCGATATGGATCGCTTCTACCGGGTCGGCCGGCGCATTCAAGACGTCGTGGGCATCGCTGAAGACGGACGATCGCTCAACGTCTTCCCGTTTGCGCCGCACCTCGCGTTCTGGCAGACCTACGCCGTGGGTACGGCTGGCGGCAGCCTGATGCTGCACACCGGCGGCGGCAAGGTGCTCGGCACCGCGGGCAACATCACCGCGCTGATGCGCATGCAGCCGAACGTGCTTATCGGCGTCCCCGGATACGTCTATCACATGTTGCGTCAAGCATCAAGCGACGGCCTGAAGCTGCAGAACTTGGAGTGCATTGCGCTGGGCGGCGAGCGCGTGCCCGCTCCGCTGCGCGCCCGGCTGGGCGAGATGTGCGCGCAGATGGGCCGCCCGGGCGTGCGGGTGCACAGCATCTACGGTTTTACTGAGGCGCGTCAATGCTGGGCCGAGTGCCCGCCGCCCGACTACGACAGGTCGTACGGCTTCCACACCTATCCTGAGCTGGACGTCTTCGAGATCGTCAATCCGGACACGGGAGAACCGGTCAAGCCGGGAGAGCGCGGCGAGATCGTGTACACGAACCTTGAGGGTCGAGGCTCGTGCGTGCTGCGCTATCGCACCGGCGATATCGCCGAGACCGGCGTCGTGTACGACCCGTGCCCTGGCTGCGGGCGCGTGGTGCCGCGGGTGTCAACCACGCTGTCGCGGCGCAGCGACATGGGCGAGCTGAACCTCACCAAGATCCGCGGCACGCTGGTCGATCTCAACAACTTTTTGCCCGCGATGGCCGGCATACCGGAAGTGCTGGAGTGGCAGCTCATCGTCAAGAAACACAACGACGATCCGAACGATCTTGACGAGCTCGATCTGTACATCGCGGTCGCGGCGCACGTCGATCACACGGCGATCAAGGAGAAGGTCGCCCGCAAGGTCCTCAACGATACGGAGGTGTCGCCCAACCGGATTGAAGTGCTGCCGCTCGAGCAGCTCGAAGAGCGTCTCGGCTTAGACACGCAGATGAAAGAGCTAAGAATACGCGACCTGCGTGGCCATGCCAAACAAGCTTAG
- a CDS encoding PadR family transcriptional regulator translates to MIIKSNSVPAQDAVFGSAIFRGPVKTKTIVPLLILHLLSKGPDHGYGLIERIDRMTASVMPVNPNTMYPLLRRLEERGFVIGTWEHPDRRSRRIYRITRAGLERYEQIKIRTRPHLDALIEAMLRLRSEVLNSPPPKTARRRKVRAASESAS, encoded by the coding sequence ATGATTATTAAAAGTAATAGTGTCCCGGCCCAAGACGCCGTCTTCGGCTCGGCGATTTTCCGCGGCCCGGTCAAGACCAAGACCATCGTGCCGCTGCTGATCCTGCATCTGCTCTCCAAGGGGCCCGACCACGGCTACGGCCTCATCGAGCGCATCGACCGCATGACGGCCTCGGTCATGCCGGTGAATCCCAACACGATGTACCCCTTGTTGCGCCGCCTTGAAGAGCGCGGCTTCGTCATCGGGACATGGGAGCACCCTGACCGCCGCAGCCGGCGCATCTACCGCATCACCCGCGCGGGCCTGGAGCGCTACGAACAGATAAAAATCCGCACCCGTCCCCATTTGGACGCCCTTATTGAAGCCATGCTGCGGCTGCGCAGCGAAGTGCTTAACTCTCCCCCGCCAAAGACGGCGCGCCGGCGCAAGGTCCGTGCCGCCTCGGAGTCAGCATCGTGA
- a CDS encoding thiolase family protein, which produces MKNGTLKDRDVVVLSAARTPVGNFGGAYREYDALQLGTTAAKAAIERAGIAPEQIDEVIIGSGGQPIEFANIARQISLEAGIPIGTPAYSVQRNCASGVQSIANAMQAIASGDGDVYLVGGTENQSMAPYVIPSARWGARLRPAEMLDPIWTGLTDHHTGMLMGATAELLADEFGITREQQDQLAVESHNKAFRAQRTGKFNDELVHVQVPKKHGEPETVAKDEGPQAGLSVQKLALYPAVFKKGGTVTPGNSCPINDAGAALIVSSYAKARELGKTPLAVIRSYAFSGCDPRTMGLGPTVATPKALARAGITLDDIQLVEFNEAFAAQYLACEKIMELDRSIVNVNGGAIALGHPIGATGSRLTTTLVFEMRRSGKRYGLVTMCVGGGQGGSLVIENTEAA; this is translated from the coding sequence GTGAAGAACGGAACCCTCAAAGACCGCGACGTCGTCGTCCTCAGCGCCGCGCGCACCCCAGTCGGCAATTTCGGCGGCGCGTACCGCGAATACGACGCGTTGCAGCTGGGCACGACTGCGGCCAAAGCCGCGATCGAGCGCGCCGGCATCGCTCCCGAGCAGATCGACGAAGTCATCATCGGCAGCGGCGGCCAGCCGATCGAGTTCGCCAACATCGCGCGCCAGATCTCGCTCGAAGCCGGCATCCCGATCGGCACGCCCGCATACAGCGTGCAGCGCAACTGCGCGAGCGGCGTGCAGTCGATCGCCAACGCGATGCAGGCAATTGCGTCAGGCGACGGCGACGTGTATCTCGTCGGCGGCACCGAGAACCAGTCGATGGCACCATATGTCATCCCGTCGGCGCGTTGGGGCGCGCGCCTACGTCCGGCAGAGATGCTCGATCCGATCTGGACCGGGCTGACCGACCATCACACCGGCATGCTCATGGGCGCCACCGCCGAGTTGCTCGCCGACGAGTTCGGCATCACGCGCGAACAACAGGACCAACTCGCGGTCGAAAGCCACAACAAGGCGTTTCGCGCCCAGCGCACGGGCAAGTTCAACGACGAGCTCGTGCACGTCCAAGTCCCAAAGAAGCACGGCGAACCCGAGACGGTGGCCAAAGACGAGGGCCCGCAAGCCGGACTCTCGGTGCAAAAGCTTGCGCTCTATCCCGCCGTTTTCAAGAAAGGCGGCACGGTCACGCCGGGCAATTCGTGCCCCATCAACGATGCGGGCGCGGCGCTGATCGTGTCGAGCTACGCCAAAGCGCGCGAGCTCGGCAAGACGCCGCTTGCCGTCATCCGCTCGTATGCATTCTCGGGCTGCGATCCGCGCACCATGGGCCTGGGCCCGACCGTCGCCACGCCCAAGGCGCTGGCGCGTGCGGGCATCACGCTCGACGACATCCAACTCGTCGAGTTCAACGAAGCGTTTGCCGCCCAATACCTCGCCTGCGAGAAGATCATGGAGCTTGACCGCAGCATCGTCAACGTCAATGGCGGGGCGATCGCTCTTGGCCATCCGATCGGAGCCACGGGCTCGCGCCTGACCACGACGCTGGTCTTCGAGATGCGCCGCTCCGGCAAGCGCTACGGCCTGGTGACCATGTGCGTCGGCGGCGGTCAAGGCGGTTCACTGGTCATCGAGAACACGGAGGCCGCGTAG
- a CDS encoding 3-hydroxyacyl-CoA dehydrogenase family protein — MYIFKCAVVGAGAMGGEIAQVVSWAGLPVLLKDVDQKALDHGIATARAVYERRVKAGKLTQAEMDEKMALITPTLSYDEFGDVDFVIEAVPEKLSIKQAVFGELDKVCQSTAILASNTSALSITALGAATKRPGQVVGFHFFNPASVMKLIEVVAGQQTSKDTMDTAVSFAEELRKIPVKVKECAGFVVNRVLMASMVEIIKAREELGVDHEAVDKIVVERGGVPMGPFLLSDMLGLDIAADVASTLEKAYGPRFAAPKELADLVAAGDLGVKTGKGFYTHTKAEV, encoded by the coding sequence ATGTACATCTTCAAGTGCGCCGTCGTCGGCGCCGGCGCCATGGGCGGCGAAATCGCGCAAGTCGTCTCGTGGGCCGGCTTGCCGGTGCTGCTCAAAGACGTCGACCAAAAAGCGCTCGACCACGGCATCGCGACCGCGCGCGCGGTCTACGAGCGGCGCGTCAAAGCGGGCAAGCTCACCCAGGCCGAGATGGACGAGAAGATGGCGCTCATCACGCCGACGCTCAGCTACGATGAGTTCGGCGACGTCGACTTCGTCATCGAAGCGGTACCCGAGAAACTCTCCATCAAGCAAGCGGTCTTCGGCGAGCTCGATAAGGTCTGTCAAAGCACCGCGATCCTGGCCAGCAACACCTCAGCGCTCTCGATCACCGCGCTGGGCGCCGCCACCAAACGTCCGGGGCAAGTCGTCGGCTTCCACTTCTTCAATCCGGCGTCGGTGATGAAACTGATCGAAGTCGTCGCGGGCCAGCAGACGAGCAAGGACACGATGGACACCGCGGTGTCGTTCGCCGAAGAGCTGCGCAAGATCCCGGTCAAGGTCAAAGAGTGCGCGGGCTTCGTGGTCAACCGCGTGCTGATGGCGTCGATGGTCGAGATCATCAAGGCGCGCGAGGAGCTGGGCGTGGATCACGAGGCGGTCGACAAGATCGTCGTCGAGCGCGGCGGCGTGCCGATGGGCCCGTTCCTGTTGTCCGATATGTTGGGACTCGACATCGCGGCCGACGTCGCGTCGACGCTCGAAAAGGCGTACGGGCCGCGCTTTGCGGCTCCCAAGGAGTTGGCCGACCTCGTCGCCGCGGGCGATCTCGGCGTCAAGACCGGCAAGGGCTTCTACACGCACACCAAGGCGGAGGTCTAG
- a CDS encoding 3-hydroxyacyl-CoA dehydrogenase family protein, translating into MAITQDKETALVERFSYAAIAEAGRLLDEQIASAKDIDLAMRAGAGFATGPLEQADTIGLDTVLETLRRLHAQYGDNYKPSATLEGLVAKGALGKKTGRGFLEYS; encoded by the coding sequence ATGGCGATCACACAAGACAAAGAGACGGCGCTGGTCGAGCGTTTCAGTTACGCGGCAATCGCGGAAGCGGGCCGGCTGCTCGACGAGCAGATCGCTAGCGCTAAGGACATCGATCTGGCGATGCGCGCCGGCGCAGGCTTTGCGACCGGTCCTCTCGAGCAGGCCGACACCATCGGGCTCGATACGGTGCTCGAGACGCTGCGCCGCCTACACGCGCAGTACGGCGACAACTACAAGCCGAGCGCGACGCTCGAGGGACTCGTCGCCAAAGGCGCGCTCGGCAAGAAGACCGGCCGCGGCTTTTTGGAGTATTCGTGA
- a CDS encoding enoyl-CoA hydratase-related protein — MADTATATYSNILVDIQGGVALITINRPPANALSKATLEELKAAFDALEGDANVRAIVITGAGQYVFIGGADITEFVGLDEAGARASVQRGHDLFNKIEHYPKPVIAAINGVCVGGGNELAMACDIRIAAESAKFGQPEVNLGIIPGWGGSQRLPRLVGKGRALEMMLTGDLVKADDAARYGLVNKVVPDNEVLTHARNLARKLAMGAPLAMKYIKASTNIGLEQGTAAGLKAESEAVGTIFASNDAKEGVAAFLGKRRPKFTGT; from the coding sequence ATGGCTGATACCGCGACGGCGACCTATTCGAACATCCTGGTCGACATCCAAGGCGGCGTCGCGCTCATCACCATCAACCGGCCGCCGGCCAACGCGCTCTCCAAGGCGACGCTCGAGGAGCTCAAAGCCGCGTTCGATGCGCTCGAGGGCGACGCCAATGTCCGCGCGATCGTGATCACGGGCGCGGGCCAGTACGTCTTCATCGGCGGCGCGGACATCACCGAGTTCGTGGGGCTCGACGAAGCCGGTGCGCGTGCATCGGTGCAGCGCGGCCACGACCTGTTCAACAAGATCGAGCATTATCCGAAGCCGGTCATCGCCGCGATCAACGGCGTGTGCGTCGGCGGCGGCAACGAGCTGGCGATGGCGTGCGACATCCGCATCGCCGCCGAGAGCGCGAAGTTCGGCCAGCCAGAAGTCAACTTGGGCATCATCCCGGGTTGGGGCGGCAGCCAGCGTCTGCCGCGCTTGGTCGGCAAGGGCCGCGCGCTCGAGATGATGCTGACCGGCGACCTCGTGAAGGCCGATGACGCCGCGCGCTACGGCCTGGTCAACAAGGTCGTGCCCGACAACGAAGTCCTCACCCACGCGCGCAACCTCGCGCGCAAACTCGCCATGGGCGCACCGCTGGCGATGAAATACATCAAGGCCTCGACCAACATCGGACTCGAGCAGGGCACCGCGGCGGGCCTCAAGGCCGAATCCGAGGCCGTGGGCACCATCTTCGCAAGCAATGACGCCAAGGAAGGCGTCGCGGCGTTCCTCGGCAAGCGCCGGCCCAAATTCACCGGCACATAA
- a CDS encoding acyl-CoA dehydrogenase family protein: MAIATKPEGLNYELPEDLKLLRRSIREFVEKELWPVGQQVEDTDEIPKATIDKLKEMGMFGLPFSEEYGGAGVGELGYCIALEELGRANACFSNLIGAHCSIGAMALYLDGSKELKDKYFPDLCAGEKIACFALSEPAAGSDAANIQTSAVRQGDAFVLNGVKHFITNGDLADFATVFAVTDKSLGARGGITAFWVDLNQPGVKRGPNDKKMGLYGSHTCELIFTDAKVPADHVIGQVGMGFITAMKTLDMGRLSLGAGCVGASQFALERAIGHAKERVQFGKPIAKQQAVQFMLADIATEIYAARNMVYNGAWKADRGERFSMEAAMVKRYCSDMAIHVVDRVLQIFGGMGFMKETGIERGYRDARILAIYEGTNEIQRMIIAEELLK, encoded by the coding sequence ATGGCTATCGCCACCAAACCCGAAGGTCTCAACTACGAACTGCCTGAGGATCTCAAGCTGCTGCGCCGCTCGATCCGCGAGTTCGTCGAAAAAGAGCTGTGGCCGGTCGGCCAGCAGGTCGAGGACACCGACGAGATACCGAAGGCGACCATCGACAAACTCAAAGAGATGGGCATGTTCGGCTTGCCGTTCTCCGAGGAGTACGGCGGCGCCGGCGTCGGCGAACTCGGGTATTGCATCGCGCTCGAAGAGCTGGGTCGCGCCAACGCGTGCTTCTCCAACCTCATCGGCGCGCATTGCAGCATCGGCGCGATGGCGCTGTATCTCGACGGCAGCAAAGAGCTCAAGGACAAGTATTTCCCAGATCTGTGCGCCGGCGAGAAGATCGCGTGTTTCGCGCTGTCCGAACCCGCCGCCGGTTCGGATGCCGCCAACATCCAGACGAGCGCCGTGCGACAAGGCGACGCCTTTGTGCTCAACGGCGTCAAGCATTTCATCACCAACGGCGACCTGGCGGATTTCGCGACGGTGTTCGCCGTCACCGACAAGAGCCTAGGCGCGCGCGGCGGCATCACCGCGTTCTGGGTCGATCTCAATCAGCCGGGCGTCAAGCGCGGACCCAACGATAAGAAGATGGGCCTGTACGGCAGCCATACGTGCGAGTTGATCTTCACCGATGCCAAGGTGCCGGCCGATCACGTCATCGGTCAGGTCGGGATGGGCTTCATCACCGCGATGAAAACGCTCGACATGGGACGGCTTTCGTTGGGTGCCGGCTGCGTCGGCGCGTCGCAGTTCGCGCTCGAGCGCGCGATCGGGCACGCGAAGGAGCGCGTGCAGTTCGGCAAGCCGATCGCCAAGCAGCAAGCGGTGCAGTTCATGCTCGCGGACATCGCGACCGAGATCTACGCCGCGCGCAACATGGTGTATAACGGCGCGTGGAAGGCCGATCGGGGCGAGCGCTTCTCGATGGAAGCCGCGATGGTCAAACGCTACTGCTCCGACATGGCGATCCACGTGGTCGACCGCGTGCTGCAGATCTTCGGGGGCATGGGCTTCATGAAAGAGACGGGCATCGAGCGCGGCTATCGCGATGCGCGCATCCTCGCCATCTACGAAGGTACGAACGAGATCCAACGCATGATCATCGCCGAGGAACTGCTCAAGTAG
- a CDS encoding 4Fe-4S binding protein, which yields MPVTVDLEKCIGSRDCLNACAFNAIDVIDGKAVIYENCVDCDACVRACPTHAIISATPAEAAGGAILVVDFAERSGINPIVDRTARRANANAAGVRVDPTDAGAASTAIIQEAQTNETGLIVLPHDGAGSAVAARVAAGLNAALLSGCSDFTVDDAGGVRATRLRYGGIVKTSSRTGPGKTVVTLVPRGPAQFAGRPLDAGAPAERIGDAPSPPVELARIVVALSPDLPPEALEAGRAIARALGAETIDATALPGNALSPELYVAIGVAGSTEHNAAISGAGTVVALVADANAPIAQAADYLLVGDVSAQAKALLSAL from the coding sequence ATGCCGGTCACCGTCGACCTCGAGAAATGCATCGGTTCGCGCGACTGCCTCAACGCCTGCGCGTTCAACGCGATCGACGTCATCGACGGCAAGGCGGTCATCTACGAGAACTGCGTCGACTGCGACGCGTGCGTGCGCGCCTGCCCGACGCACGCCATCATCTCGGCCACGCCCGCAGAAGCGGCCGGCGGCGCCATCCTCGTCGTCGACTTCGCCGAGCGTTCCGGCATCAATCCGATCGTCGACCGGACCGCAAGACGAGCGAACGCAAACGCGGCGGGTGTGCGCGTCGACCCGACGGATGCGGGCGCAGCCAGCACGGCGATCATCCAAGAAGCGCAGACCAACGAAACGGGTCTGATCGTCTTGCCGCACGATGGTGCCGGCTCTGCCGTCGCGGCCCGCGTGGCGGCCGGTTTGAACGCTGCGCTGCTCAGCGGCTGCAGCGATTTCACGGTCGATGATGCCGGCGGCGTGCGAGCGACTCGGCTGCGCTACGGCGGCATCGTCAAGACTTCAAGCCGCACCGGCCCAGGCAAGACCGTCGTCACGTTGGTGCCTCGAGGACCCGCGCAATTTGCTGGGCGCCCGCTTGACGCCGGCGCCCCGGCGGAACGGATCGGCGACGCACCGAGTCCGCCGGTAGAGCTGGCTCGCATCGTCGTCGCGCTCAGTCCGGATCTTCCGCCAGAAGCGCTTGAAGCAGGCCGCGCGATCGCGCGTGCGCTCGGCGCGGAGACGATCGATGCAACCGCGCTTCCCGGGAACGCGCTCTCACCCGAACTGTATGTCGCGATTGGCGTCGCCGGCTCCACTGAGCATAACGCGGCGATCAGCGGCGCGGGCACCGTGGTCGCGCTGGTCGCAGACGCGAACGCTCCCATCGCCCAAGCGGCCGACTACCTACTGGTCGGCGACGTGAGCGCGCAGGCCAAGGCGTTGTTGTCCGCGCTTTAG
- a CDS encoding acyltransferase, with product MMASSQAAALPRGGQGTQHIAFMDGMRGVAVLMVLIYHLKEALATDLHLRLGAVSFGINTFAGAGFLGVEVFFFISGFVLFYPYARTLFEGKPLQTVAHFVDRRALKILPSYLFSLTFMTAVLALELPRPAAMDAALKLLQSYGLHLVFAHSIYKSTFFAINGPLWSLAVEIQFYVLFPAIAWAFRRWPLATPLSLIAAAQAYRLHLALHGGAGDSFYVYQLPGFLDLFAFGMGSSYLIVMFRSHFPQLHRWWPLFTAISLLAAFGINAMFANLIHTGAGPAAWQWQNTYRSIFGLLLAVFAVSGMLGASAWQRIIANPVFVYFAFISYNLYLWNKFVIVWVAVHVLPFFRAWPHSTLIANLLPLCAAILVAIATTYLIERPFLDHGWAVLRTPFRLKAKPAVRAKPGVEVKT from the coding sequence ATGATGGCGTCATCTCAAGCCGCTGCATTGCCGCGTGGGGGTCAGGGCACGCAGCACATCGCCTTCATGGACGGCATGCGCGGCGTTGCCGTGCTCATGGTGCTGATCTACCATCTCAAGGAAGCGCTGGCGACCGATCTCCACCTGCGCCTCGGCGCGGTGTCCTTTGGAATCAACACGTTTGCGGGCGCGGGCTTCCTCGGCGTCGAGGTGTTTTTCTTCATCAGCGGCTTCGTGCTGTTCTATCCGTATGCGCGCACGCTGTTCGAGGGCAAGCCGCTTCAGACGGTGGCGCATTTCGTGGACCGCCGGGCGCTCAAGATCTTGCCAAGCTACCTTTTTTCGCTGACGTTCATGACCGCCGTGCTGGCATTGGAGCTTCCCAGGCCCGCGGCGATGGACGCGGCCCTCAAGCTGCTGCAGAGCTACGGCTTACATCTCGTCTTCGCGCATTCGATTTACAAGAGCACGTTCTTCGCGATCAACGGCCCGCTCTGGTCGCTTGCGGTCGAGATCCAATTTTACGTGCTCTTCCCAGCGATCGCATGGGCGTTCCGTCGCTGGCCGCTGGCCACGCCGCTCTCGTTGATCGCCGCGGCGCAGGCGTATCGCCTGCATTTGGCGCTGCACGGCGGTGCGGGCGATTCGTTCTATGTGTATCAACTGCCGGGCTTCCTCGATCTCTTCGCGTTCGGCATGGGCAGCTCGTACCTCATCGTCATGTTCCGCTCCCATTTTCCGCAGCTGCACCGCTGGTGGCCGCTCTTCACCGCGATCTCGCTGCTTGCGGCTTTCGGGATCAACGCGATGTTCGCGAACCTGATCCACACCGGCGCAGGGCCGGCCGCGTGGCAGTGGCAGAACACGTACCGATCGATCTTCGGCCTTCTGCTGGCCGTCTTCGCGGTCAGCGGCATGCTCGGTGCGTCCGCGTGGCAACGCATCATCGCCAATCCCGTGTTCGTCTACTTCGCGTTCATCTCGTACAATTTGTATCTGTGGAATAAGTTCGTCATCGTCTGGGTCGCGGTCCACGTGCTGCCGTTTTTCCGTGCGTGGCCGCACTCGACGCTCATCGCCAATCTCTTGCCGCTGTGCGCCGCCATTCTGGTAGCGATCGCGACGACGTACTTGATCGAGCGTCCGTTCTTGGACCATGGTTGGGCGGTTCTTAGAACGCCGTTCCGGCTCAAGGCGAAGCCGGCGGTGAGGGCAAAACCGGGCGTCGAGGTGAAGACGTGA
- a CDS encoding metallophosphoesterase, which produces MSEPTIDRSKFLECMAWCGTGVVYGLTAAGLVGKPFGAVDVAAAADIPGSTATFVQISDTHIGFHGEANGDVIGTFQAAIDKINALPRRPDFVMHTGDLSHLSKPEEFDTVKQMLGTIRTGSFFSVPGEHDVINDKGKMYFSMFQAGSPTPWYSFDMAGVHALALTNVIDITAGGFLGRDQLEWARADLAAQKPSTPIVVFAHIPLAAVYPDWGWTTDDYAELLAHLQRFESVTVLNGHIHQVFQKNDGKVQFYTAASTAFPQPTPGSRPKPGPLTVPAGQLASYLGIRDVTVHQIDGSIAVADASLV; this is translated from the coding sequence ATGAGCGAGCCGACGATCGATCGCAGCAAATTCCTCGAGTGCATGGCCTGGTGCGGCACGGGCGTGGTCTACGGGTTGACCGCGGCTGGGCTGGTGGGCAAACCGTTCGGCGCCGTGGACGTCGCAGCCGCCGCGGACATCCCGGGCTCGACGGCGACCTTCGTGCAGATCAGCGACACGCACATCGGTTTTCACGGCGAGGCCAACGGCGATGTGATCGGCACATTCCAAGCGGCGATCGACAAGATCAATGCACTGCCGCGCCGGCCGGACTTCGTCATGCACACCGGCGATTTGAGCCACTTGTCCAAGCCCGAGGAGTTCGACACGGTCAAGCAGATGCTCGGAACGATCAGGACCGGCTCGTTCTTCAGCGTGCCGGGCGAGCACGACGTCATCAACGACAAAGGCAAGATGTACTTCTCGATGTTCCAAGCCGGGTCGCCGACGCCATGGTACTCGTTCGACATGGCCGGCGTGCACGCGCTGGCGCTGACCAACGTCATCGACATCACGGCCGGCGGCTTTCTCGGACGCGATCAGCTCGAGTGGGCTAGAGCCGATCTAGCCGCGCAGAAGCCGTCAACTCCGATCGTGGTCTTCGCGCACATCCCGCTTGCCGCGGTCTATCCTGACTGGGGCTGGACGACGGACGACTACGCGGAGCTGCTCGCGCATCTGCAGCGCTTCGAGTCGGTCACCGTGCTCAACGGCCACATCCATCAGGTCTTCCAGAAGAACGATGGCAAGGTGCAGTTCTACACCGCCGCGTCGACCGCGTTCCCCCAGCCCACGCCCGGCAGCCGGCCCAAACCTGGACCGCTGACGGTGCCTGCCGGTCAGCTCGCGAGCTACCTCGGGATCCGCGACGTGACGGTGCACCAGATCGACGGTTCGATCGCGGTCGCCGACGCTTCGCTCGTGTAG